The genomic window GGAGGCCATCCTCAACGGCTCGGACACGCTCAAGGGCAAGGACAACCTGACCTCGCGCTCCGGCGTCGTCGGCCGCCGGGAGAGCGGCCCGGCGCAGACCGAGCCGGAACCGGTCAACGAGAGCCAGTTCGCCGTCGCGATCGCCGGGTTCCTGTCCGCCCTCGCCCGGGAGTGCGGCGACCTGCTGCTGTTCCTCGACGACGTGCAGTGGCTCGACGAGGGCTCCCGCCAGGTGGTCGCGCACCTGGCCGGCCAGTTCTCCGAAAGTGGTGGCGGGCGGGTGCTGATCCTGGCCGCCAGCCGCGACGAGGTCGAGCACGCCGCCGGGCTGGGCGCGTTCTACCATGCGGCGGGCATGGCGCTCGACGTCGAGGTGCCGGTGATGGAGCTCGACGAGGAAGCGATCGGCGAGCAGATCCGCTCGCTGATCCCCGGCCTGGACGCCGGTTCCCGGCTGGTCGAGATCCTCGCCCGGCGCAGCAACGGCAACCCGTTCGTGGCCGGCGAGTACCTGCGCGCCGTCATCGACGCCGGCCTGCTCCAGCCCTCGTGGGGCAGCTGGCAACTGGACGAGGAGGGCCTGGACCGGCTGGAGCTGCCGCAGGACGCCGTCGGCCTGGTGCTCACCCGTCTCCAGAACCTCGCCCCCGGCACCTACGAGCTGCTGGTCACGGCCGCCGCCATCGGCACCGAGTTCCACGCCGAGGTGCTCGCCCCGCTGCTCGGCCTGACCGACGAGGAGGTGCTGCCCGCACTGTCCGAGGCGGTCGGGCAGCGGCTGATCGACCCCCGCGACGGCGGCTCCTACGTGTTCCTGCACGACCGGGTGCGCCAGGCCCTCCAGAACCAGCTGGACGAGGACGAGCTGGCCGCGATGCACCTGCGGATCGCCCAGTCGATGGAACAGTCGATGGAGCACGGCGCGGCGTCCGGCGCCACCGGGGCCACCACCCGGCCGGAGTACGCGTACGCCATCGCCCACCACTACATGCAGTGCGACCCGGACAGCGACGAGCGGCTGGAGAAGATCTTCGACGCCGCCTGGCGGGCCGGGCGGCTGGCGCTGGAGAACCACGCGCCGAACGAGGCGATCAACTTCCTCGAGTTCGCGGCCGGCCTGCGCGCCCAGCCGCCCGGCTCGTTCCTGATCGAGCTGGCGCACGCCCTCAAGCAGAACGGCCGGCTGGAGGCCGCCCGCAACCGCACCGAGCAGGCGCTGCGCGGCGAGACCGACCCGGTGCGCCGGGCCGGCATGTACTCGCTGCTCGCCGACCTGCACCGCGACGACTGGGACAACGCCGCGTCCCTGGCCGCCGTGGCCAGCGGCCTGGGCGAACTCGGCCTGGCCCTGCCCGCCTCCCGGCCGCTGCTGCTGGTCTCCTCGTGGCTGCGCCTGCTGCTCGCCCGCCTGCGCGGCGGCCCGGCGGCCCCCGCCGACACCGCCACCGACACTTCCACCGACACTTCCGCCGACGCCCGTGCCCAGGCCGAGCTGGTGCGCGAGCGGCTGCTCGTCACCATCCAGCTGCACAGCACCGCCTCGTTCGTGGCGCTGTTCGCCCAGGACCGCCCGCTCGCCCTGGCGCACGCCCTGCGCGCCCGCGCCTGGGCGGTCCGGCTCGGCCCGGGCCCGGGAAACGTGCTGGCCCAGGCGCACTACGGGATGGTCGCGGCGTTCCGTGGCCGGCGCCGCGCGGCGCTGCGGGCGTTCCGGGCGATGGATGCCGACCCGGTCTCCGAGCTGCCCACCCAGCGCGCCGCCAACTCCTACCTGCGTGGCCTGGCGGCCTACGGCGGCAACCTCGACGACGGCGTGCGCTGGATGCGTGACACCGAGGCCGACGGGCCGTGGACGGAACTCGCCCACGAGCTCGACGCCATCGCCGTGTTCAGCATCCGCGCCTGCATGGCCGGCCGCACCGCCGAGGCCCAGCACTGGCTGGACCGCGGCCGCAACCGGCAGACCGGCCGCAACGTCGACGCCACCCCGTTCGTCGGTGCCGCCCCGATGACCCTGTCGCTACTCGGCCGCTTCCCCGAGGCCGGCACCGAGCTGCGGCAGATCCGCCAGACCTGTGAGCGGGTGCCCACTCTCGACCTGCTGCGCCAGATGGCCACGCTGTTCCAGCTCACCGAGCAGCGCGACTTCGGCTCGGTGTTCGACACCGTCGCCGGTGAGGTCGAGGCCGCCTACCCCGAGCCGGAGCGGGTGTTCCGCGCCCACCACCCGATGTTCTACCTGATCGGCGTGGGCCGCCTGGCCCAGCTGCGGGCGGCCGTCACCGACGCCGAGCGCCAGGCCCGGACGATCGCGGCCCGGCACGCCGTGGAGCGGGCCGGCCGGCACCCGGGCCCGCCCGAGCTGGAGGCGCTCGCCGCCCTGCTGCGCGCCGACCTGGAGGTGGCCGTCGGCCGTCCGGGCAGCGCCCTGGCCCTGCTCAACGGCATCGGCCTGTACCTCACCCCGGACGCCCCCACGGTGTCGTTCGAGGTGGCCCGCATCCGCGCCCGGGCCCTGGCCGCGCTCGGCACCCCGGAGGCCCGCCGCCAGGCCCAGCACGCCTACGCGATCGCGGTCGGCGAGGGCTGGCCGCACCGCGCCCAGGCCGTCGGCACCGAGTTCGCGCTCGGCACCGACTGGCTCGGCTCCGCCGCCGGCGGCACCGTGGGCAAGAGCTCCGGCACCACCTACTCGGCCGGGCACGAACGCCAGCGGCTGGCCGCGCTCCAGACCGTCAGCGCGGCCGCGGCCAAGGTGCTCGACCCGCGTGTGCTGGCCCGGATCGCCCTGGACGAGACCATCAAGCTGCTGTCGGCCGACCGCGCCTACCTGTTCCTGGTGCCCGAGGACGACGAGGAGGCCAGCCTGTCCGGCGGCCTGGAACGGTACCTGGGCCGGGACGCCGACGGCCGGGACATCGCCGAGCTCACCGGCTACAGCACCACTCTCGTCGACCGGGTGCGGCAGACCGGCCAGGTGCAGGTGTTCACCGGCACCGAGGAGGGCGCCGTGCTCGGCACCCGCAGCGTGGTCACCCACGGCCTGCGCTCGGTGCTGGCCGCCCCGATGAAGGTGGACGGCCGGATGACCGGCGTGGTCTACCTCGACAGCCAGGTGGCCAAGGGCATCTTCACCACCGGCGACGGCGACATCCTGTCGGCGCTGACCAACCACATCGCCACCTCGATGGAGACCGCGCGGGTGGCCCAGCTCCAGATCACCGCGGCCAACGCCGACCGCGAGCGGGTGGTCGCGAACAACCTGCGCGACGCCCTGCGCGAGATGGCCGAGAAGCTCGACGACCCGGACCAGGTGCTGCGCGAGCTGCTCGCCGCCACCGGCCCGGTGCTCGGTGCCGACGGCGCCTGGCTGCTCAACGTCGCCGACGGGGTGTACTCGCTGCGCGGCGCCGGCGACGCCGAGCCGGAGCAGGTCGCCGAGGACGCGAAACTGCGCGGCCTGCTGGCCCTCCAGCAGCCCCGGGTGGGCAACCCCGACCTGGTGCCGGCCGGCCTGGCCACCCATCTGGCCGGCGCCACCTCGTGGATCGCCGTGCCGATGCGCTCGCGCCGCGCCGACCTCGGCGTGCTCCTGGTGCGCTCCACCGGCAACGGCGCGCTGTCCGAGAACATCACCACCGCGGCCGTTCTCGCTGCCCAGGGGATGAGCGCCTACGACAACTCCACGCTCTTCCAGCAGGTGCAGAACCTGGCCGTGGTGGACGAGCTGACCGGGGTGCCCAACCGGCGCCGCTTCTTCGAGGTGGGTGCCCGCGACCTGGCCGGTGCCCGTCGTCACGGCCGCCGGCTGACCGCCCTGATGATCGACATCGACCACTTCAAGCGGGTCAACGACACCTACGGGCACCCGACCGGCGACGACGTGATCAAGACCGTCGCCGAGCGGTTCCGCGAGCAGATCCGCAAGACCGACGTGCTGGGCCGCTACGGCGGTGAGGAGTTCGCGGTGCTGCTCCAGGACGCCGGTGAGGACAACACGCTGCCCGAGCGGCTGCGCGCCTGCATCGCCGAGGAGCCGGTGATGACCCGCACCGGGCCGCTCGACATCACCGTCAGCGTGGGCATGACCTACCTGACCGAGGAGGACAGCACGGTGGAGGCCCTGCTCGCCCGCGCCGACCAGGGGCTGTACAAGGCCAAGGAGGGTGGCCGCAACCGGGTCTGCCTCCAGGCCGAGCTGGAGTAGCCGCGGCGGGGGGCCACGCCGCCCGGGTCGGGGTAGCGTCACCGGATGGACGCCGCGCGCAACGATCCCGGTGAGGTCGTGGTGGTGGGGGCCGGTCCGGTCGGCCTGGTCACCGCGCTGCTGCTGGCCCGCCACGGGGTGCGCTCGCTGGTGCTGGAACGGCACCCGCGGCCCTACCCGCTACCGCGTGCCGTGCACCTCGACGACGAGTGCCGGCGCATCCTCCAGAACGTCGGTGTGGCCGATGGTTTCGCCCGGATCAGCCGCCCGGCGGCCGGCCTGCGCCTGCTCGACGCCCGGCACCGCACGCTGGCCGAGTTCCGCCGCTCCGGCGCGGACGGGGTGCACGGTCACCCGCAGGCCAGTCTCTTCGACCAGCCCGACCTGGAAACCCTTCTGCTCGAGGCGGTCTCCCGGCAGCCCCGGATCCGCCTGCGGCGTGGGGTGCGGGTCACCGGGGTGGACGCCGGTGGTGGCGTGCACTGGTGCGAAACCGTGGGCGGGTGGCCGGGTCCCGAGAACAACCAGCGGACCGCGGGAGTGGTCCGGGCCGCGGCGGTGGTCGGCTGCGACGGGGCGGGCGGGGTGGTGCGGCAGGCCCTGGGCTCCGGCCTGCGGCGCCTGGCGGCCGACCAGAACTGGTTCGTGGCGGACCTTCTCGGCGACCCACCGGTGCGCGTGTGGGACGGCGTGGAGCAGATCTGCGACCCGGCTCGCCCCGCCACCTACCTGCGGGTGGGGGAGCGGCGGATGCGCTGGGAGTTCCGGATGCGGCCCGGCGAAACGGTTTCCGGGCTGACCGGGCGGCTCGGCGAGCTGCTCGGCC from Kineosporia corallincola includes these protein-coding regions:
- a CDS encoding diguanylate cyclase yields the protein MTSSRQVSPPPRAGATTRVPQTRESRDGRARQGMLAGFEIVEQLGNGADSTVFKVRRPQDANQPRRAEYALKILDKPLADSHEAEVAFRREAALLAGVNHPGLLRVYEVGALDRRPYLVMDLVQGRALSDVLESGALATDKVVALTLDIVEPLSAVHDKGLVHRDLKPANVIIMANGEARLIDFGLTARDDEDGDGAPAMVGTLAYAAPEQGGTLKRPVDNRSDLYSLGVIMFQALAGVLPFRSSDTGELLRMHAVTPAPDLTELVPSIQPALAEIVATLLAKDPDDRYQSGRDLAADLRALAGMPRSPGDARSGSAEAPLFGRNAEISILSGRWNEVRNGRSGVALVHGGGGTGKTRLVTELLQRVRESGSTVLQAGCVPDSPVPFAPVRDAVLNHLQEIARMPVGDRWRRRAKIRAASAGWSPSMLGRIAPGLEAILNGSDTLKGKDNLTSRSGVVGRRESGPAQTEPEPVNESQFAVAIAGFLSALARECGDLLLFLDDVQWLDEGSRQVVAHLAGQFSESGGGRVLILAASRDEVEHAAGLGAFYHAAGMALDVEVPVMELDEEAIGEQIRSLIPGLDAGSRLVEILARRSNGNPFVAGEYLRAVIDAGLLQPSWGSWQLDEEGLDRLELPQDAVGLVLTRLQNLAPGTYELLVTAAAIGTEFHAEVLAPLLGLTDEEVLPALSEAVGQRLIDPRDGGSYVFLHDRVRQALQNQLDEDELAAMHLRIAQSMEQSMEHGAASGATGATTRPEYAYAIAHHYMQCDPDSDERLEKIFDAAWRAGRLALENHAPNEAINFLEFAAGLRAQPPGSFLIELAHALKQNGRLEAARNRTEQALRGETDPVRRAGMYSLLADLHRDDWDNAASLAAVASGLGELGLALPASRPLLLVSSWLRLLLARLRGGPAAPADTATDTSTDTSADARAQAELVRERLLVTIQLHSTASFVALFAQDRPLALAHALRARAWAVRLGPGPGNVLAQAHYGMVAAFRGRRRAALRAFRAMDADPVSELPTQRAANSYLRGLAAYGGNLDDGVRWMRDTEADGPWTELAHELDAIAVFSIRACMAGRTAEAQHWLDRGRNRQTGRNVDATPFVGAAPMTLSLLGRFPEAGTELRQIRQTCERVPTLDLLRQMATLFQLTEQRDFGSVFDTVAGEVEAAYPEPERVFRAHHPMFYLIGVGRLAQLRAAVTDAERQARTIAARHAVERAGRHPGPPELEALAALLRADLEVAVGRPGSALALLNGIGLYLTPDAPTVSFEVARIRARALAALGTPEARRQAQHAYAIAVGEGWPHRAQAVGTEFALGTDWLGSAAGGTVGKSSGTTYSAGHERQRLAALQTVSAAAAKVLDPRVLARIALDETIKLLSADRAYLFLVPEDDEEASLSGGLERYLGRDADGRDIAELTGYSTTLVDRVRQTGQVQVFTGTEEGAVLGTRSVVTHGLRSVLAAPMKVDGRMTGVVYLDSQVAKGIFTTGDGDILSALTNHIATSMETARVAQLQITAANADRERVVANNLRDALREMAEKLDDPDQVLRELLAATGPVLGADGAWLLNVADGVYSLRGAGDAEPEQVAEDAKLRGLLALQQPRVGNPDLVPAGLATHLAGATSWIAVPMRSRRADLGVLLVRSTGNGALSENITTAAVLAAQGMSAYDNSTLFQQVQNLAVVDELTGVPNRRRFFEVGARDLAGARRHGRRLTALMIDIDHFKRVNDTYGHPTGDDVIKTVAERFREQIRKTDVLGRYGGEEFAVLLQDAGEDNTLPERLRACIAEEPVMTRTGPLDITVSVGMTYLTEEDSTVEALLARADQGLYKAKEGGRNRVCLQAELE
- a CDS encoding bifunctional 3-(3-hydroxy-phenyl)propionate/3-hydroxycinnamic acid hydroxylase, producing the protein MDAARNDPGEVVVVGAGPVGLVTALLLARHGVRSLVLERHPRPYPLPRAVHLDDECRRILQNVGVADGFARISRPAAGLRLLDARHRTLAEFRRSGADGVHGHPQASLFDQPDLETLLLEAVSRQPRIRLRRGVRVTGVDAGGGVHWCETVGGWPGPENNQRTAGVVRAAAVVGCDGAGGVVRQALGSGLRRLAADQNWFVADLLGDPPVRVWDGVEQICDPARPATYLRVGERRMRWEFRMRPGETVSGLTGRLGELLGPWLPGGVGEREVLRTAHYTFRAVVARRWRRGRVLIAGDAAHLTPPFIGQGLGSGLRDAANLSWKLALVLHGRAGDPLLDSYQAEREPHATALIRLAVLAGAVMGSPAANVLRPAARAPVLGNRLTDRLLAGTSPPLRSGALVPARRPGLVGTLFPQLPLGSTTTDDENRLDDLLGPGFALLTLRDASPARIAGRAGRLGARVIRVPGSGLTVVHRWMTERRCEAVLLRPDRVVLDVT